One window of the Hoplias malabaricus isolate fHopMal1 chromosome Y, fHopMal1.hap1, whole genome shotgun sequence genome contains the following:
- the LOC136679178 gene encoding leucine-rich repeat and immunoglobulin-like domain-containing nogo receptor-interacting protein 3 produces MATAQGLGWLGISLALLALSAVCQSCPPRCECAAQLRSVSCQRKRLSGVPEGIPTETRLLDLSRNRLHWVAPGDLVPYPRLEELDLSENLISTLEPNAFASLQALHTLRLRGNQLKLVPMGAFARLSNLTTLDLSENKIVILLDYTFQDLRSLKHLEVGDNDLVYISHKAFSGLLGLEDLTIERCNLTSISGQTLSYLRNLVTLRLRHLSISALEDQNFRKLSALRGLEIDNWPYLEYISPLSFQGLNLSWLSITYTNITAVPSASFRNLAYLTSLNLSYNPISVLEPWAFKDLIRLKELHMVSTNLQTVEPHALGGLRQIRVLNLSNNELITLEERSFHSVNSLETLRVDGNPLSCDCRLLWILQRRRTLNFDGKMPVCAGPPEVQGNMLSSFTDSALFDYFTCQKPKIRNRKLQQVTAREGQSVSFLCRADGDPTPAIIWISPQRRRITSKSSGRITVLPGGTLEIRYAQVTDSGTYICIASNAGGNDTYFATLTVKGHPLDSALFANRSLYAVDFNDTGLNSTRVFLKFTLDLTTILVSTAMGCITFLGVVLFCFLLLFVWSRGRGQRKNNFTVEYSFRKTEGPTTSGTSGGTRKFNMKMI; encoded by the exons ATGGCTACCGCACAGGGCCTTGGCTGGCTGGGCATTAGCCTGGCACTGCTGGCCCTTAGCGCGGTGTGCCAGAGCTGCCCTCCACGCTGTGAATGTGCAGCTCAGCTGCGCTCCGTGTCCTGCCAGCGCAAGCGGCTGTCCGGCGTGCCCGAGGGCATCCCCACGGAGACGCGGCTGCTGGACCTCAGTCGGAACCGGCTGCACTGGGTGGCCCCAGGAGACCTGGTCCCGTACCCCCGGCTGGAAGAATTGGACCTAAGTGAGAACCTCATCTCAACGCTGGAGCCCAATGCCTTTGCCAGTCTGCAGGCCCTCCACACATTGCGTCTCCGTGGAAACCAGCTGAAGCTGGTGCCCATGGGCGCCTTTGCTCGCTTGTCAAACCTCACCACCCTGGACCTTAGTGAGAATAAGATTGTCATCCTGTTGGACTACACCTTTCAGGACCTGCGCAGCCTCAAACATCTGGAG GTTGGTGACAATGACTTGGTCTACATCTCCCATAAGGCTTTCTCAGGGTTGCTAGGCCTGGAAGACCTGACGATAGAAAGATGCAACCTGACTTCCATCTCTGGCCAAACACTTTCCTACCTGCGCAACCTGGTCACGCTTCGACTACGACATCTGAGCATCTCCGCCCTTGAGGACCAAAATTTCCGTAAGCTGTCAGCTCTCAGGGGACTAGAGATCGACAACTGGCCATACCTAGAGTACATCTCCCCCCTTAGCTTCCAAGGCCTTAATTTGTCTTGGTTGTCCATCACATACACCAACATCACCGCTGTTCCTTCTGCTTCCTTCCGCAACCTTGCTTACCTGACATCTCTTAACCTGTCTTACAATCCTATATCTGTGCTGGAGCCATGGGCATTCAAAGATCTGATAAGGCTGAAAGAGCTACACATGGTCAGCACTAACCTGCAGACGGTGGAACCCCATGCTTTGGGTGGTCTGAGGCAGATCCGGGTGCTCAACCTGTCCAACAATGAGCTGATCACCTTGGAGGAGCGCTCATTTCATTCTGTCAACAGCCTTGAGACTCTTCGAGTTGACGGGAACCCTCTGTCTTGTGATTGCCGGCTTCTATGGATCCTGCAACGCAGACGTACCTTGAACTTTGATGGCAAGATGCCGGTGTGTGCCGGACCTCCTGAGGTACAAGGCAACATGCTGAGCAGTTTCACAGATTCAGCACTCTTTGATTACTTCACCTGTCAAAAGCCCAAGATACGCAACCGGAAGCTTCAGCAAGTGACGGCACGTGAGGgccaatctgtctctttcttgtGCCGTGCTGATGGTGATCCAACACCTGCCATCATCTGGATCTCACCACAGAGGAGAAGGATCACTTCGAAAAGCAGCGGCAGGATCACAGTCTTGCCAGGGGGAACACTGGAGATCCGTTACGCCCAGGTGACCGACAGCGGCACATACATCTGTATTGCAAGCAATGCAGGTGGCAATGACACCTACTTTGCCACGCTGACAGTCAAAGGACATCCTCTGGACTCTGCGCTCTTTGCCAATCGCTCATTATACGCAGTAGACTTCAACGACACGGGTCTAAACAGTACACGTGTCTTCCTAAAGTTCACTCTGGACCTCACCACTATCCTGGTGTCCACAGCCATGGGCTGCATCACCTTCCTGGGTGTAGTGCTCTTCTGTTTCCTGCTGTTGTTCGTGTGGAGCCGTGGAAGGGGCCAACGCAAGAACAACTTCACAGTGGAGTACTCCTTCAGGAAGACGGAGGGGCCCACAACCAGTGGGACCTCCGGAGGGACCCGCAAGTTTAACATGAAAATGATATGA